One stretch of Balneola sp. MJW-20 DNA includes these proteins:
- the mtnA gene encoding S-methyl-5-thioribose-1-phosphate isomerase, which translates to MKQSYQSITWQDDHLVILDQTQLPHREIYSEIHTIGQVWDAIKKMKVRGAPAIGIAAAYGLYLGVRELDAKNFTSFNVEIDRWIEYLESSRPTAVNLSWALQRIKTTVFANKDKDLEEIKEVILNTAKTIHDEDKRTCKAIGENGAGLVEKKARILTHCNTGGLATGAYGTALSVILHAWEKDQEIQVWVDETRPLLQGARLTTWELQKAEIPFRLITDSMAGHLMKTGKVDMVIVGADRVTANGDTANKIGTYSLAVLASENDIPFYVALPLSTFDINTESGDEIEIEERDGEEVTHINGSPMAPKKTEAYNLAFDITPGKYITGFITEEGIVKPDFKKNIKKILG; encoded by the coding sequence ATGAAACAAAGCTACCAATCGATCACCTGGCAGGATGACCATCTAGTAATATTAGACCAGACGCAGTTACCCCATCGTGAGATCTATTCTGAAATACATACTATCGGCCAGGTATGGGATGCTATAAAGAAAATGAAGGTCCGGGGTGCTCCTGCGATCGGCATTGCCGCTGCATACGGACTCTATCTGGGTGTCAGAGAACTGGACGCTAAGAACTTCACCAGTTTTAATGTAGAGATCGACCGCTGGATCGAATATCTGGAGAGCAGCAGGCCTACGGCGGTAAACCTGAGTTGGGCCCTTCAAAGGATCAAGACTACCGTATTTGCTAATAAAGACAAAGACCTGGAAGAAATAAAAGAGGTTATCCTCAATACCGCAAAAACAATTCACGATGAGGATAAACGCACCTGTAAGGCTATTGGTGAAAATGGAGCCGGACTGGTAGAAAAGAAAGCCAGGATCTTAACTCATTGCAATACCGGCGGACTTGCAACGGGAGCGTATGGTACTGCCCTGTCGGTAATTCTGCATGCCTGGGAAAAGGATCAGGAGATCCAGGTCTGGGTTGATGAGACCCGGCCCCTTCTGCAGGGAGCAAGACTCACCACCTGGGAGCTTCAGAAGGCAGAGATACCCTTCAGGCTTATTACTGACTCAATGGCCGGACACCTGATGAAAACCGGTAAAGTAGATATGGTAATTGTTGGAGCCGACCGCGTTACCGCAAATGGAGATACAGCAAATAAGATAGGTACCTATTCCCTTGCTGTGCTGGCCAGCGAGAATGACATTCCTTTCTATGTAGCGCTTCCTTTATCCACTTTTGATATTAACACCGAAAGCGGAGATGAGATTGAGATCGAGGAAAGAGACGGTGAAGAAGTGACCCATATCAACGGTTCACCTATGGCACCGAAAAAGACGGAGGCCTATAATCTGGCCTTTGATATTACTCCCGGAAAATATATAACCGGCTTCATTACTGAGGAGGGCATCGTAAAACCTGATTTCAAAAAAAATATTAAGAAGATACTCGGTTAG
- the ytxJ gene encoding bacillithiol system redox-active protein YtxJ, producing MGILNSLSKLFPESTGSDTGFWEALPDPETVESFLDDTGGTMVIFKNSPYCGTSMFAKNSLDALDPEKWTGIRFFMIDVIKERQISDRISKLFGVRHESPQVLVIHNGSVYWHASHARVNAEQLRNTLRSI from the coding sequence ATGGGTATTCTGAATTCTCTATCAAAATTATTCCCTGAAAGCACCGGATCAGACACTGGATTCTGGGAGGCACTTCCGGATCCTGAAACTGTCGAATCTTTTCTGGATGATACGGGTGGAACTATGGTGATCTTTAAAAACAGTCCTTATTGCGGAACCAGCATGTTTGCAAAGAATAGCCTGGATGCATTAGACCCTGAAAAGTGGACAGGGATCCGTTTTTTTATGATCGATGTGATCAAGGAGAGACAGATATCTGATAGGATAAGTAAATTGTTTGGGGTTCGGCATGAATCTCCTCAAGTACTGGTCATTCATAATGGCAGCGTGTACTGGCATGCATCTCACGCTCGGGTAAATGCTGAACAGTTAAGAAATACACTAAGATCCATATGA
- a CDS encoding metal-dependent hydrolase, producing METKLNARWLGHSAFKIISQNGKVIYIDPFLKDNPVTPDEFKTVDEADYILLTHGHEDHVGDTLEIAKNTGCTVVAPVELSRLLVSKHGLNADQAQEINKGGAVHFDDFSVIMVNANHSSSFDGDYSGEPGGLILSFEDDLCLYHMGDTNIFSDLELYKDLYEPHVVFAPVGDLYTMGPEEAAYAVEMLDPNYALPIHYGTWPPLTGDPEIFKEILEELTDTQVMIPEAGDNFLD from the coding sequence ATGGAAACCAAACTCAACGCAAGATGGCTGGGACATTCAGCTTTTAAGATCATAAGCCAGAATGGTAAAGTAATCTACATCGATCCATTTCTGAAAGATAATCCGGTAACTCCCGATGAATTTAAGACAGTAGATGAAGCCGACTACATTCTTTTAACCCATGGTCATGAAGACCATGTTGGCGACACACTCGAGATAGCAAAGAACACGGGATGTACGGTAGTGGCTCCCGTTGAATTATCCCGTTTGCTGGTTTCTAAGCATGGCCTGAATGCCGATCAGGCTCAGGAGATCAATAAAGGTGGTGCCGTGCACTTTGATGATTTTTCTGTGATCATGGTCAATGCAAACCACAGTTCTTCGTTTGACGGCGACTATTCCGGCGAACCAGGCGGCTTGATCCTCTCCTTTGAAGATGATCTCTGCCTTTATCACATGGGCGACACCAATATCTTTAGTGACCTGGAACTATACAAAGACCTCTATGAACCCCATGTCGTATTTGCTCCGGTAGGAGATCTTTACACGATGGGACCGGAAGAAGCTGCTTATGCAGTTGAAATGCTGGATCCTAATTACGCTCTTCCAATCCATTACGGAACGTGGCCTCCACTAACCGGAGATCCGGAAATTTTCAAAGAGATCCTGGAAGAACTAACTGATACTCAGGTTATGATCCCTGAAGCAGGCGATAACTTCCTGGATTAA
- a CDS encoding S1/P1 nuclease: protein MQYLFIILTFFLNSGDHIEQGDMAWGQIGHRTTGYVAQEYLSDKAASEVQRVLGNETLAQVSIWMDEVRADGAYDHMAPWHYVTIPTGETYESVEKAEGGDIIWAIRKVVRELKEGGLTPKQEAENLKILVHLVGDLHQPLHVGNGKDRGGNDVRLEWFYEPSNLHRVWDSEIIDDKQLSFTELSMFINHATSEEVREWQSTTVLDWAYESQALLEQVYQLPEDMNLGYEYSYRNWDTVQRRLLKAGVRLAGLINEIYG, encoded by the coding sequence ATGCAGTATTTATTCATCATACTAACTTTCTTTTTGAACAGCGGCGATCATATTGAACAGGGTGATATGGCCTGGGGACAGATCGGACACAGAACCACCGGTTATGTAGCTCAGGAATATCTCTCGGATAAGGCTGCTTCCGAAGTCCAAAGAGTACTTGGAAATGAAACACTCGCACAGGTCAGTATATGGATGGATGAGGTAAGAGCTGACGGAGCTTATGACCATATGGCTCCCTGGCATTATGTGACTATTCCTACCGGTGAAACCTATGAGTCTGTTGAAAAGGCAGAAGGCGGAGATATCATCTGGGCTATCCGGAAAGTAGTTCGTGAACTCAAAGAAGGCGGACTCACCCCAAAGCAGGAAGCAGAAAACCTGAAGATCCTGGTTCACCTGGTAGGCGACCTGCATCAGCCGCTGCATGTGGGTAATGGAAAAGACCGAGGAGGGAATGATGTACGTCTCGAATGGTTCTACGAGCCATCAAATCTTCACCGCGTATGGGATTCAGAGATCATCGACGACAAGCAGCTGAGCTTTACCGAATTATCCATGTTTATCAACCACGCGACTTCTGAGGAAGTCCGGGAATGGCAGAGTACCACGGTGCTGGACTGGGCTTATGAGTCTCAGGCCCTGCTGGAACAAGTTTATCAGTTACCCGAAGATATGAACCTTGGTTATGAATACAGCTACCGGAACTGGGATACGGTGCAAAGGAGATTGCTAAAAGCCGGTGTACGGCTGGCGGGACTGATAAATGAGATCTACGGCTGA
- a CDS encoding S10 family peptidase: MRFNTPYLITGLLLIVSVFFSAMGQAQDRTTKVDWKKTTRHEVTIKGKKVPYTATVGNQPVWDESGSPIATLLYTYYERTDVSDKSRRPLVISFNGGPGSASVWMHLGYTGPKHLIMDDEGFPVQPYGVEDNPHSILDVADIVFVNPVNTGFSRIIDNEVDRETFFGVNADVEYLAEWISTFVSRNSRWASPKYLIGESYGTTRVSGLANELQSSHWMYLNGVILVSPTGLGVDRDGPVGDALPLPYFTATAWYHDALNSELQSQDLDDILPGAEEFTINEYIPALSKGGFIPDAEKERIAERVSYFSGIDKQVILDNNLSITTSLFWKELLRDQELTVGRLDSRYRGIDRQNAGDSYDYDPALTSWNHSFAPAINIYLRDELGYDTDLRYWVFGPVRPWDRSEDNTGENLRAAMAQNPYLHVMIQSGYYDGGTNYFDAKYTMWQMDPSGKLRDRLSFKGYRSGHMMYLRTEDLETSNQDIRDFIQMSRPEEGTPAKY, encoded by the coding sequence ATGCGATTTAATACACCCTATCTAATAACCGGATTGCTCCTTATCGTTTCTGTCTTTTTCTCAGCAATGGGACAAGCTCAGGACAGAACCACTAAGGTAGACTGGAAGAAGACCACTCGTCATGAAGTAACGATCAAAGGCAAGAAAGTGCCCTATACCGCTACTGTAGGCAATCAACCGGTTTGGGATGAATCCGGTTCTCCCATCGCGACTTTGCTTTATACTTATTATGAAAGAACTGATGTATCAGATAAATCCCGCCGACCGCTGGTGATATCTTTTAACGGAGGACCGGGGTCGGCTTCGGTCTGGATGCATCTCGGTTATACCGGACCAAAACATCTTATTATGGACGATGAAGGATTTCCGGTTCAGCCTTATGGCGTAGAAGATAATCCTCATTCCATCCTGGATGTTGCGGATATTGTTTTTGTAAATCCGGTCAATACCGGCTTCTCAAGAATTATAGATAATGAAGTAGATCGCGAAACTTTTTTCGGTGTAAATGCAGATGTGGAATATCTGGCGGAGTGGATCAGTACATTTGTATCCCGTAATTCGAGATGGGCTTCGCCTAAGTATTTGATCGGGGAAAGCTACGGAACTACCCGTGTATCGGGACTGGCGAATGAGCTTCAGTCATCTCACTGGATGTATCTGAATGGAGTGATCCTTGTCTCACCAACCGGCCTGGGTGTGGATCGTGATGGTCCGGTGGGCGATGCGCTGCCTCTGCCATATTTTACAGCAACAGCGTGGTATCATGATGCACTTAATTCTGAACTGCAGTCTCAGGATCTGGATGATATCCTTCCCGGTGCAGAGGAGTTTACTATCAATGAATACATTCCCGCACTTTCCAAAGGCGGCTTTATTCCGGATGCCGAGAAAGAGCGTATCGCTGAGCGTGTATCCTATTTTTCAGGTATCGATAAGCAGGTTATACTGGATAATAATCTTTCGATCACAACTTCATTATTCTGGAAAGAATTGCTAAGGGATCAGGAGCTGACAGTTGGACGGCTGGATTCACGTTACCGTGGAATTGACCGACAGAATGCCGGAGACAGCTATGATTACGACCCGGCGCTGACATCCTGGAACCACTCCTTTGCTCCGGCAATTAATATTTATCTTCGTGATGAACTGGGTTATGATACCGATCTGAGATACTGGGTATTTGGTCCTGTGAGACCCTGGGATCGTTCTGAGGACAATACAGGTGAAAACTTAAGAGCTGCAATGGCTCAAAACCCTTATCTGCACGTGATGATACAGTCCGGTTATTATGACGGAGGTACTAATTACTTTGATGCCAAATACACCATGTGGCAGATGGATCCGAGCGGCAAGCTGAGAGATCGTCTTTCATTTAAAGGATACCGAAGCGGTCATATGATGTACCTGCGTACCGAGGACCTTGAAACTTCCAATCAAGATATCAGGGATTTTATTCAGATGTCGAGACCGGAAGAAGGGACCCCCGCAAAATATTAG
- a CDS encoding cold-shock protein, with product MEYGKVKWFDAKKGFGFIEPENGSKDIFVHRNNIEGLRFNEGLRDGENVEYEVEETPKGLSAVEVVRLD from the coding sequence ATGGAATACGGTAAAGTAAAATGGTTTGACGCCAAAAAAGGATTTGGTTTCATAGAGCCAGAAAACGGATCAAAAGACATTTTTGTCCACAGAAATAACATCGAAGGACTTCGTTTCAACGAAGGCCTGAGAGATGGTGAGAACGTTGAATATGAAGTTGAAGAAACACCTAAAGGGCTAAGTGCCGTTGAGGTTGTAAGACTCGACTGA
- a CDS encoding trans-acting enoyl reductase family protein: protein MLDIILLGATGFTGRRAAKYLKDHAPIEMSWGIAGRNRDKLDQLSSDLEISDDRVFQTDSTIPEQVDSLVSNCRILITTAGPFSLYGEEVIRACAQSGTHYLDITGEVDFIRKMMDAYSQDADDSGALLIPFSGFDSVPADLAAYLSSSHYEDPEELVIRSYYTISGGFNGGTIATMMNKFESGEYKKMGDPGLLTGDSPQVVDHVGGSNFAGFDKSIQRWSLPFIMGPINSKVVYRSSALMRDQGNPYAEKITYSEHSALGKKNEPFSFLMLSLLLGSIKKFGPYSWFRKLLKAFAPKPGEGPSEETIENGFFKADIFSTDNKETAVHYRISYDGDPGNKSTVFFLCESAFLLFRILQEDDRSLPSGFQTPVSSFGKRLADHLQNNGLIIEKRS, encoded by the coding sequence ATGCTGGATATTATACTTCTTGGTGCTACCGGCTTTACAGGTCGCAGAGCTGCTAAATATCTTAAAGATCATGCACCGATCGAAATGAGCTGGGGCATCGCAGGAAGAAACAGAGACAAACTGGATCAATTATCCTCTGATCTGGAAATTTCAGATGACCGCGTATTCCAAACAGATAGTACCATTCCCGAACAGGTTGATTCTCTGGTCTCAAACTGTCGTATTCTGATTACCACTGCAGGTCCGTTCTCACTCTACGGAGAAGAAGTGATCCGGGCCTGCGCCCAAAGCGGCACCCATTATCTTGATATTACAGGTGAAGTAGACTTTATCCGGAAGATGATGGACGCGTATTCGCAAGACGCTGATGATAGTGGTGCCCTTCTCATTCCTTTCTCAGGTTTTGACTCGGTACCTGCTGATCTTGCTGCATATTTATCCTCTTCTCATTATGAAGATCCGGAAGAGCTGGTGATCCGGTCCTATTATACCATAAGCGGAGGGTTTAACGGGGGGACCATTGCCACTATGATGAATAAATTTGAAAGTGGTGAGTATAAAAAAATGGGTGATCCCGGATTATTAACCGGTGACTCCCCTCAGGTTGTTGATCATGTGGGCGGGAGTAATTTTGCCGGTTTCGATAAAAGCATACAGCGCTGGTCACTTCCATTTATCATGGGACCGATTAACTCAAAGGTTGTTTACCGTTCATCTGCTCTGATGCGTGATCAGGGAAACCCATATGCTGAAAAGATCACCTATAGTGAACATAGCGCGTTGGGCAAAAAAAATGAACCTTTTTCCTTTCTTATGCTCTCACTTTTACTTGGTTCCATTAAAAAGTTTGGACCGTATTCCTGGTTCCGGAAATTACTGAAAGCTTTTGCTCCCAAGCCGGGTGAAGGCCCTTCTGAAGAGACTATTGAGAATGGATTCTTCAAAGCCGACATATTTTCGACCGATAATAAAGAAACTGCTGTACACTATCGCATTTCTTATGATGGAGATCCTGGAAATAAATCGACAGTTTTCTTTCTTTGTGAATCTGCCTTTCTCCTATTCAGGATACTACAGGAAGATGACCGGTCTTTACCCTCTGGTTTTCAAACCCCGGTATCTTCTTTTGGAAAAAGACTGGCAGATCATCTGCAAAACAATGGACTAATTATAGAGAAGAGATCCTGA
- a CDS encoding M20/M25/M40 family metallo-hydrolase, whose amino-acid sequence MGRILYLFAAILIFTQCKKEPVVVEGEVSRILKTLSSDDMKGRKVYTDGIEKAAAFIDSELRKTGISPLPGEDDMMQSFTILEHRPGSSQVIFNGKTLSEDQFFSLSKADSIYWSDRDDYTVYDLKREKRRSQIDSLLNDDHNSLIVIDESQKEWFARAKRYYTNRSSRYRTFYSMDRNNGGSDLFILSSEPVRTITADIRYDIKEHKLSNVGGMIEGKKKDEIVIFSAHYDHIGILSPVAGDSIGNGANDNASGVTAVIQLANHFAGRSKPERTLYFLTFTAEEAGGWGSRFFAENIDTDQVVAMFNIEMIGKPAVEGPNTAWITGFELTDFGKILQESTVANNYRFYPDPYPNQNLFMRSDNFRLAQKGVPAHTISTTPIDVDQDYHEVSDEFESINIKHMTNTIRAIANAAQSIVSGDKTPQRIDPNSLVRR is encoded by the coding sequence ATGGGAAGAATATTATACTTATTTGCTGCAATACTGATTTTCACTCAGTGTAAGAAAGAACCGGTAGTGGTTGAGGGTGAAGTCTCACGCATCCTTAAGACACTCAGCTCGGATGATATGAAGGGCCGAAAGGTTTATACGGATGGTATTGAAAAAGCCGCAGCTTTCATCGACTCTGAACTCAGAAAGACAGGCATCTCACCATTACCAGGTGAAGATGATATGATGCAGTCTTTTACTATTCTTGAGCACCGTCCGGGTTCTTCTCAGGTAATATTCAATGGTAAAACTTTAAGTGAAGACCAATTCTTTTCACTCAGTAAAGCAGATTCGATATACTGGTCCGACCGAGATGATTATACCGTATATGATCTTAAACGCGAAAAGCGGAGATCCCAGATCGACTCTCTTTTAAACGACGATCATAATTCACTTATAGTCATTGATGAGTCTCAAAAAGAATGGTTTGCCAGGGCTAAAAGATATTACACCAACCGATCCAGCAGATATCGCACTTTTTACAGCATGGATCGTAATAACGGGGGCAGCGATCTCTTCATACTAAGCTCCGAGCCGGTTCGTACGATCACGGCCGATATCAGATATGATATCAAAGAACATAAATTGTCTAATGTCGGTGGAATGATCGAGGGGAAGAAGAAAGATGAGATCGTCATCTTTAGTGCTCATTATGATCATATAGGTATTCTTTCACCGGTAGCTGGAGATTCAATAGGTAACGGGGCCAATGATAATGCCTCCGGTGTCACAGCGGTAATTCAGCTCGCTAACCATTTCGCCGGAAGAAGTAAGCCGGAAAGAACACTCTACTTCCTTACATTCACTGCAGAAGAAGCTGGTGGATGGGGGTCACGTTTTTTTGCGGAAAACATCGACACGGATCAGGTGGTTGCAATGTTTAATATAGAAATGATCGGCAAACCTGCCGTTGAAGGGCCTAATACTGCATGGATTACCGGTTTCGAACTAACCGATTTTGGCAAGATCCTTCAAGAGAGTACCGTTGCAAATAACTATCGCTTTTATCCAGATCCCTATCCTAACCAAAACCTTTTTATGCGCTCCGATAATTTTAGGCTTGCCCAGAAAGGAGTTCCTGCTCACACTATCAGTACAACCCCTATCGATGTAGACCAGGATTATCATGAAGTAAGTGATGAATTTGAAAGTATCAACATCAAACACATGACGAATACGATCAGGGCGATTGCTAATGCAGCTCAAAGTATCGTATCCGGTGATAAGACTCCCCAAAGAATTGATCCGAACTCATTAGTCCGCAGATAA
- a CDS encoding biotin-dependent carboxyltransferase family protein — protein sequence MSIEVIQSSLFSTIQDRGRAGYSRWGVPSSGMMDDHSGRLANWLAGNKAFDPLIEICISGGVYRFHEDTIVGITGAIAACELNDQKIRMNQSIRVNMGDTLKIGPVTKGKYLYLAIRGLMPPDKVMGSFSTFLPASIGGIQGRILKEKDRIGLRSIVGPVDRKVPRELIPHFGSRRELRVIRGPEWRWLTMKQQSEILSANFISESRSDRMGIRLNNSELDKIELMEMKSSPVIPGIIQYSGSGNLILLHRDAQTIGGYPRLLKVIDADLWRAAQCTANVKVSFKLISMSEAMDHSRYLNSIYPEGEIE from the coding sequence ATGAGTATAGAAGTCATTCAAAGTTCTTTGTTCAGTACCATTCAGGACCGGGGGAGGGCCGGTTACAGCAGATGGGGAGTTCCGTCATCGGGAATGATGGATGATCACTCCGGCAGACTCGCTAACTGGTTAGCAGGAAATAAGGCCTTTGATCCGCTGATTGAGATCTGTATATCCGGCGGAGTATATCGGTTCCATGAAGATACTATTGTAGGGATAACCGGAGCAATAGCAGCATGCGAATTGAATGACCAAAAGATCCGGATGAACCAGTCTATCAGGGTAAACATGGGAGATACACTAAAGATCGGTCCGGTCACTAAAGGCAAATATTTATACCTGGCGATCCGGGGACTTATGCCTCCTGATAAGGTCATGGGGAGTTTTTCAACATTTTTACCAGCCTCTATTGGGGGAATTCAAGGAAGGATTCTGAAGGAAAAAGACAGGATCGGACTTAGGTCTATCGTTGGACCTGTTGACCGAAAAGTGCCTCGGGAACTGATTCCTCATTTCGGAAGCCGAAGGGAATTGAGAGTGATTCGAGGACCCGAATGGCGGTGGCTGACTATGAAACAACAATCTGAAATACTATCAGCAAATTTTATTTCTGAGTCCCGGAGTGATCGTATGGGTATCAGGCTGAATAATTCGGAGTTGGATAAAATTGAATTGATGGAAATGAAGTCTTCGCCTGTGATACCCGGTATTATTCAATATTCAGGGTCAGGAAACCTAATCCTGCTGCACCGGGATGCTCAAACCATAGGAGGCTACCCGAGACTGCTCAAGGTCATAGATGCGGACCTTTGGAGAGCAGCTCAGTGTACGGCTAACGTAAAAGTATCCTTCAAACTGATCAGCATGAGTGAGGCGATGGATCACAGCCGTTACCTAAATTCCATTTACCCTGAGGGTGAAATAGAATAG
- the pxpB gene encoding 5-oxoprolinase subunit PxpB yields MSVRFDDTSWEIFRLGEKSVLLTAIGEISRKNVRRLSGALLKDKPHQFEDLITGYDSIVIRFTAGINNEDRIKEHLLRLDPAKVHIPEPVKYEIPVCYEKGLDWEAVVKISGISKEEFIAMHSGPEYEVAMLGFLPGFIYLDGLPEELACKRRVKPRSQVPEGSVGIGGAHTGMYSLSSPGGWQIIGLSPSKLFNIDEEPPVRLQAGDRIRFKPITEEEFEKMKP; encoded by the coding sequence ATGTCCGTCCGGTTTGATGATACCAGTTGGGAGATCTTTCGCCTGGGTGAAAAATCAGTACTTCTGACCGCCATAGGTGAAATAAGCAGGAAAAATGTCAGAAGACTATCCGGCGCTTTGCTCAAGGATAAACCACATCAATTCGAAGATCTCATAACCGGATATGACAGTATAGTGATAAGATTTACTGCAGGAATTAATAACGAAGATCGTATAAAGGAGCATTTGCTTCGGCTGGACCCTGCAAAGGTCCATATCCCAGAGCCTGTTAAATATGAGATACCGGTTTGTTATGAAAAAGGGCTGGACTGGGAAGCAGTAGTGAAGATTTCAGGCATCTCAAAGGAGGAGTTCATTGCAATGCATTCCGGCCCGGAATATGAAGTAGCCATGTTAGGCTTCTTGCCGGGTTTTATATATCTGGATGGTTTGCCGGAAGAGCTAGCCTGCAAACGAAGAGTAAAGCCCAGATCACAGGTTCCTGAGGGATCCGTAGGAATTGGTGGTGCACATACAGGGATGTATTCATTGTCTTCTCCAGGAGGCTGGCAGATCATCGGTTTGAGTCCTTCCAAGTTATTTAATATTGATGAAGAACCACCCGTAAGGTTACAGGCTGGAGATCGTATACGGTTTAAGCCGATCACAGAAGAAGAGTTCGAGAAGATGAAGCCCTGA
- a CDS encoding 5-oxoprolinase subunit PxpA, translating into MKQIDLNCDLGESYGKFSSDHDAGIMPFISSCNIAAGFHSGDPHSISRTIQLALKNKVAIGAHPSFPDLQGFGRRVMHLSKGELISCVQYQVAAVKGMTEAVGGTLHHVKPHGALYNYASKDKDTAVAIAEALAEWLPGVKLYAPWKSALADAALEMNMEVAFESFADRKYEDDRSLRSRQKEGAVLSNDIEVLDQVDLLTSENKVITFTGAEIDMKTDTICLHSDTKGALELAGKIYNHLKEHGVHVRPV; encoded by the coding sequence ATGAAACAGATCGATCTCAATTGTGACCTGGGCGAATCCTATGGAAAGTTTAGTTCTGATCATGATGCCGGAATTATGCCATTTATATCAAGCTGTAATATCGCAGCAGGTTTTCACTCCGGCGATCCTCATTCCATATCCCGTACTATTCAACTGGCTTTAAAAAATAAGGTAGCCATTGGTGCCCATCCGTCATTTCCAGATCTTCAGGGATTTGGAAGAAGGGTCATGCACCTGAGTAAAGGAGAACTGATCTCTTGTGTGCAGTACCAGGTTGCTGCCGTTAAAGGAATGACTGAAGCAGTGGGAGGGACTCTTCATCACGTAAAACCACACGGTGCATTGTATAATTATGCTTCCAAGGATAAGGATACAGCTGTTGCGATAGCAGAAGCACTCGCTGAATGGCTTCCCGGAGTTAAACTATATGCACCATGGAAATCTGCTTTGGCAGATGCTGCACTTGAGATGAACATGGAGGTTGCTTTTGAATCATTTGCTGACCGCAAATATGAAGATGACCGTAGTTTGAGGTCACGCCAAAAAGAGGGTGCGGTGCTCAGCAACGATATTGAAGTTCTTGATCAGGTCGACCTGCTGACTTCAGAGAATAAGGTGATCACATTTACGGGAGCTGAGATCGATATGAAAACGGATACGATCTGTCTTCACAGTGATACCAAAGGTGCCCTGGAGCTAGCCGGGAAAATATATAACCATCTCAAAGAACACGGAGTCCATGTCCGTCCGGTTTGA